One part of the Streptomyces lienomycini genome encodes these proteins:
- a CDS encoding response regulator — protein sequence MSARPPIRVLLADDHTLVRRGVRLILDGEPDLTVVAEAGDGAEAVAAARATEVDLAVLDVAMPRMTGLQAARELSRRLPELRILILTMYDNEQYFFEALKAGACGYVLKSVADRDLVEACRAAVRDEPFIYPGAERALVRSYLDRMQGGGGLPERPITEREEEILKLVAEGHTSKEIGELLFISAKTVERHRANLLQKLGVRDRLELTRYAIRAGLIEP from the coding sequence ATGTCAGCACGGCCCCCGATCCGCGTCCTGCTCGCCGACGACCACACCCTCGTACGCCGCGGAGTCCGCCTCATCCTGGACGGCGAACCGGACCTGACGGTGGTCGCGGAGGCCGGTGACGGTGCCGAGGCGGTCGCGGCCGCACGGGCCACCGAGGTCGACCTGGCGGTCCTGGACGTCGCCATGCCCCGCATGACCGGCCTCCAGGCCGCCCGCGAGCTCTCCCGCCGCCTGCCCGAGCTGCGCATCCTGATCCTGACCATGTACGACAACGAGCAGTACTTCTTCGAGGCGCTCAAGGCCGGCGCCTGCGGATACGTGCTCAAGTCCGTCGCCGACCGGGACCTGGTCGAGGCGTGCCGGGCCGCGGTGCGCGACGAGCCGTTCATCTACCCCGGCGCGGAGCGGGCCCTCGTCCGTTCCTACCTGGACCGCATGCAGGGGGGCGGCGGCCTCCCCGAGCGGCCCATCACGGAACGCGAGGAGGAGATCCTCAAGCTTGTCGCCGAGGGCCACACCTCCAAGGAGATCGGCGAGCTGCTGTTCATCAGCGCCAAGACCGTCGAACGCCACCGCGCGAACCTCCTGCAGAAGTTGGGCGTGCGCGACCGCCTGGAACTCACCCGGTACGCGATCCGCGCGGGGCTCATCGAGCCCTGA
- a CDS encoding cation:proton antiporter regulatory subunit translates to MSAPRLRATPLPGIGVQYDLVTREHRHLSVVAHRDGTRTVNVYRTDDPDSCAHSLRLTSPEAGALIDALKPSHHSASLLYTTDLGLVAERVEVAATSRWNGRLLGDTRMRTDTGASIVAVLRRAEAIPSPAPDFRLVGGDTLIVIGTREGVDAAAAILGQE, encoded by the coding sequence GTGTCAGCTCCACGCCTGAGGGCCACGCCGCTCCCGGGTATCGGGGTCCAGTACGACCTGGTGACCCGCGAACACCGCCACCTGTCGGTGGTGGCGCACCGCGACGGCACCCGCACGGTGAACGTGTACCGGACGGACGACCCCGACTCCTGCGCCCACTCGCTGCGGCTGACCTCGCCCGAGGCGGGCGCGCTGATAGACGCGTTGAAACCCTCCCACCACAGCGCGAGCCTGCTCTACACCACGGATCTGGGCCTGGTCGCCGAACGCGTCGAGGTGGCCGCCACCTCCCGCTGGAACGGGCGGCTGCTGGGCGACACCCGGATGCGGACCGACACGGGGGCCTCGATCGTGGCCGTACTGCGGCGGGCCGAGGCGATTCCCTCGCCGGCCCCGGACTTCCGGCTCGTGGGTGGTGACACCTTGATCGTCATCGGCACCCGCGAGGGCGTCGATGCCGCCGCGGCGATACTCGGGCAGGAGTGA
- the miaB gene encoding tRNA (N6-isopentenyl adenosine(37)-C2)-methylthiotransferase MiaB, translating to MSSIDRSQSVGGTRTYEVRTYGCQMNVHDSERLSGLLEGAGYVRAPEGADGDADVVVFNTCAVRENADNKLYGNLGRLAPRKASRPGMQIAVGGCLAQKDRDTIVRRAPWVDVVFGTHNIGKLPVLLERARVQEEAQVEIAESLEAFPSTLPTRRESAYAAWVSISVGCNNTCTFCIVPALRGKEKDRRPGDILAEVEALVAEGVSEITLLGQNVNAYGSDIGDREAFGKLLRACGSIEGLERVRFTSPHPRDFTDDVIAAMAETPNAMPQLHMPLQSGSDPVLKAMRRSYRQERYLGIIEKVRAAIPHAAITTDIIVGFPGETEEDFEQTLHVVREARFAQAFTFQYSKRPGTPAAEMDGQIPKAVVQERYERLVALQEEISWEENKKQVGRTLELMVAEGEGRKDGATHRLSGRAPDNRLVHFTKPEQEVRPGDVVTVEVTYAAPHHLLAEGAVLEVRRTRAGDAWEKRNAAEQAKPAGVMLGLPKIGVPEPQPAVASGCGCD from the coding sequence ATGAGCAGCATCGACCGGAGCCAGTCAGTGGGCGGCACGCGCACCTATGAAGTACGCACCTACGGGTGCCAGATGAACGTCCACGACTCCGAGCGATTGTCCGGCCTGCTGGAGGGCGCGGGCTACGTCCGCGCCCCCGAGGGTGCCGACGGCGACGCGGACGTCGTCGTCTTCAACACCTGCGCCGTGCGGGAGAACGCGGACAACAAGCTGTACGGCAACCTCGGCCGGCTCGCCCCGCGGAAGGCGAGCCGCCCCGGCATGCAGATCGCGGTCGGCGGCTGCCTCGCGCAGAAGGACCGCGACACCATCGTGCGGCGGGCTCCCTGGGTGGACGTCGTCTTCGGCACCCACAACATCGGCAAGCTCCCGGTGCTGCTGGAGCGCGCCCGCGTGCAGGAGGAGGCGCAGGTCGAGATCGCCGAGTCCCTGGAGGCGTTCCCGTCCACGCTGCCCACCCGGCGCGAGAGCGCCTACGCGGCCTGGGTCTCCATCTCCGTCGGCTGCAACAACACCTGCACCTTCTGCATCGTCCCCGCGCTGCGCGGCAAGGAGAAGGACCGCCGCCCCGGCGACATCCTCGCCGAGGTCGAGGCCCTGGTCGCCGAGGGGGTCAGCGAGATCACCCTCCTCGGGCAGAACGTCAACGCCTACGGCTCCGACATCGGCGACCGCGAGGCGTTCGGCAAGCTGCTGCGCGCGTGCGGGAGCATCGAGGGCCTGGAGCGCGTCCGCTTCACCTCCCCGCACCCGCGCGACTTCACCGACGACGTCATCGCCGCCATGGCCGAGACGCCGAACGCGATGCCGCAGCTGCACATGCCGCTCCAGTCCGGCTCCGACCCGGTGCTCAAGGCGATGCGCCGCTCGTACCGGCAGGAGCGCTACCTGGGGATCATCGAGAAGGTGCGGGCCGCCATCCCGCACGCGGCGATCACCACCGACATCATCGTGGGCTTCCCCGGCGAGACCGAGGAGGATTTCGAGCAGACCCTGCACGTGGTCCGCGAGGCCCGCTTCGCCCAGGCCTTCACCTTCCAGTACTCCAAGCGGCCCGGGACCCCGGCCGCCGAGATGGACGGCCAGATCCCCAAGGCGGTCGTCCAGGAGCGCTACGAGCGTCTGGTCGCCCTCCAGGAGGAGATCTCCTGGGAGGAGAACAAGAAGCAGGTCGGCCGCACCCTGGAGCTGATGGTGGCCGAGGGCGAGGGCCGCAAGGACGGCGCCACCCACCGGCTCTCCGGCCGCGCCCCCGACAACCGCCTGGTGCACTTCACCAAGCCGGAGCAGGAGGTCCGCCCCGGCGACGTGGTGACCGTCGAGGTCACCTACGCCGCCCCGCACCACCTCCTCGCCGAGGGCGCGGTGCTCGAGGTGCGCCGCACGCGCGCGGGCGACGCCTGGGAGAAGCGCAACGCCGCCGAGCAGGCCAAGCCGGCCGGCGTCATGCTGGGCCTGCCGAAGATCGGCGTGCCCGAGCCCCAGCCGGCCGTGGCGAGCGGCTGCGGCTGCGACTGA
- a CDS encoding antitoxin, whose protein sequence is MGLLDNLKARLEPAKGKVSDLAQQHGDKIDRGLDKMARTVDERTKGKYSDRIQTGTGKAKGAMDRLAHKDDEGTGGTGGAPGGTPGGPPPAGPPPAS, encoded by the coding sequence ATGGGTCTCCTGGACAACTTGAAGGCCAGACTCGAACCGGCGAAGGGCAAGGTCTCCGATCTCGCGCAGCAGCACGGCGACAAGATCGATCGCGGTCTCGACAAGATGGCGCGGACCGTCGACGAGAGGACCAAGGGCAAGTACAGCGACCGGATCCAGACGGGCACCGGCAAGGCCAAGGGCGCCATGGACCGCCTCGCGCACAAGGACGACGAGGGCACGGGCGGAACCGGCGGCGCACCGGGCGGCACGCCCGGCGGCCCCCCTCCGGCCGGGCCGCCTCCGGCTTCCTGA
- the miaA gene encoding tRNA (adenosine(37)-N6)-dimethylallyltransferase MiaA → MSSAFPAPRVIAVVGPTAAGKSDLGVFLAERLGGEVVNADSMQLYRGMDIGTAKLTPEERGGVPHHLLDIWDVTVTASVAEYQRLARERIDALLAAGRWPVLVGGSGLYVRGAVDNLEFPGTDPEVRARLEAELELHGPGALHARLAAADPEAGRAILPSNGRRIVRALEVIEITGRPFTANLPGHDSVYDTVQIGVDVARPELNERITSRVDRMWEGGLVDEVRALEAQGLREGRTASRALGYQQVLAALTGACTLDEARAETVRATKRFARRQDSWFRRDPRVHWLSGGVADRTELPRLALSLVERPVTA, encoded by the coding sequence GTGAGCAGCGCATTCCCCGCACCCCGCGTCATCGCCGTCGTCGGACCCACCGCAGCCGGAAAGTCCGATTTGGGCGTCTTTCTGGCCGAGCGGCTCGGCGGCGAGGTCGTCAACGCCGACTCCATGCAGCTCTACCGTGGGATGGACATCGGCACCGCCAAGCTGACCCCCGAGGAGCGCGGCGGAGTGCCGCATCATCTCCTCGACATCTGGGACGTCACCGTCACCGCCTCCGTCGCGGAGTACCAGCGGCTGGCACGGGAGCGGATCGACGCGCTGCTCGCCGCCGGACGCTGGCCGGTCCTCGTCGGCGGCTCCGGCCTCTACGTCCGCGGCGCCGTCGACAACCTGGAGTTCCCCGGCACCGACCCCGAGGTCAGGGCCCGGCTGGAGGCGGAGCTGGAACTGCACGGTCCCGGTGCCCTGCACGCGCGCCTGGCCGCCGCCGACCCGGAGGCCGGGCGGGCCATCCTGCCCAGCAACGGACGCCGGATCGTGCGCGCCCTCGAGGTGATCGAGATCACCGGCAGGCCCTTCACCGCCAACCTCCCCGGCCACGACTCCGTCTACGACACGGTGCAGATCGGCGTCGACGTGGCCCGCCCCGAACTGAACGAGCGCATCACCTCGCGTGTCGACCGGATGTGGGAGGGCGGCCTGGTCGACGAGGTCCGGGCACTCGAAGCACAGGGTCTGCGCGAGGGGCGCACGGCGTCGCGCGCGCTCGGCTACCAGCAGGTGCTCGCGGCGCTCACCGGCGCGTGCACGCTGGACGAGGCGCGTGCCGAGACCGTCCGTGCCACCAAGCGCTTCGCGCGCCGCCAGGATTCGTGGTTCAGGCGCGACCCGCGGGTGCACTGGTTGAGTGGGGGTGTGGCGGACCGCACGGAACTTCCGCGGCTCGCCCTGTCGTTGGTCGAACGACCGGTTACAGCCTGA
- the dapF gene encoding diaminopimelate epimerase: MSTRIAFLKGHGTENDFVIVPDPENVLDLPPAAVAALCDRRAGLGGDGLLHVVRSAAHPEARGMAADAEWFMDYRNGDGSVAEMCGNGVRVFARYLQHAGHATEGDLAIATRGGVKTVHLAKNGDVTVGMGRARLPEGDVEVSVGEHTWPARNVNMGNPHAVAFVADLAHAGDLYAPPPHRPAGAYPDGVNVEFVVDRGPRHVAMRVHERGSGETRSCGTGACAVAVAAARRDGVDPAVTGTPVTYTVDVPGGTLVITERPDGEIDMTGPAVIVAEGAFDSAWLEGVLG, translated from the coding sequence ATGAGCACGCGGATCGCCTTCCTCAAGGGGCACGGCACAGAGAACGACTTCGTGATCGTTCCGGACCCGGAGAACGTCCTCGACCTGCCCCCCGCCGCCGTCGCCGCCCTGTGCGACCGCCGCGCGGGCCTCGGCGGCGACGGACTGCTGCACGTGGTGCGGTCCGCGGCCCATCCCGAGGCCAGGGGCATGGCCGCCGACGCGGAGTGGTTCATGGACTACCGCAACGGCGACGGCTCGGTGGCGGAGATGTGCGGCAACGGCGTGCGGGTCTTCGCGCGCTACCTCCAGCACGCCGGGCACGCCACCGAGGGTGACCTCGCGATCGCGACGCGCGGGGGCGTCAAGACCGTGCACCTCGCCAAGAACGGGGACGTCACCGTGGGCATGGGCCGCGCGCGGCTCCCCGAGGGCGACGTCGAGGTGAGCGTCGGCGAGCACACCTGGCCCGCGCGGAACGTGAACATGGGCAACCCGCACGCGGTCGCCTTCGTCGCCGACCTCGCCCACGCCGGCGACCTGTACGCCCCGCCGCCCCACCGGCCCGCCGGCGCCTACCCGGACGGGGTCAACGTCGAGTTCGTGGTCGACCGCGGCCCCCGTCACGTCGCGATGCGCGTGCACGAGCGCGGCTCCGGGGAGACCCGCTCCTGCGGCACCGGCGCGTGTGCCGTCGCCGTCGCCGCCGCCCGCCGGGACGGCGTCGACCCGGCGGTCACCGGCACCCCGGTGACGTACACCGTCGACGTGCCCGGCGGAACCCTGGTGATCACCGAGCGCCCCGACGGCGAGATCGACATGACGGGGCCCGCGGTGATCGTCGCGGAGGGCGCGTTCGACTCCGCATGGCTGGAAGGGGTACTCGGCTGA
- a CDS encoding class III extradiol dioxygenase subunit B-like domain-containing protein gives MLVAAAVCPCPPLLVPEVAAGAAPELDAARAACTDALGVLAASRPDRLVVVGPADTAGPETYPQGARGSFRGFGVDLDVCLGADGTGGDVGGAVLPYGLAVGAWLLGRTGWAGVPVDAVGVGEALPAERCAALGRDVAERAGRTALLVLGDASACRTLKAPGYLDARAAPFDAEAARALGAADVAALAALDVALARELKVSGRAPWQVLAGAAEGTDLGGALLYEDAPYGVGYVAATWS, from the coding sequence ATGCTTGTCGCCGCCGCCGTCTGCCCCTGCCCGCCGCTCCTCGTACCGGAGGTCGCCGCGGGTGCCGCACCCGAGCTGGACGCCGCGCGCGCCGCGTGCACGGACGCGCTGGGCGTGCTCGCCGCGTCCCGTCCCGACCGGCTCGTGGTCGTCGGCCCCGCGGACACCGCGGGGCCCGAGACCTACCCGCAGGGCGCGCGGGGCTCCTTCCGCGGCTTCGGGGTGGACCTGGACGTGTGCCTGGGCGCCGACGGCACCGGCGGCGACGTGGGTGGAGCAGTTCTGCCGTACGGGCTCGCCGTCGGCGCCTGGCTGCTCGGGCGGACCGGGTGGGCCGGCGTCCCCGTCGACGCCGTCGGTGTGGGGGAGGCGCTGCCCGCCGAGCGGTGTGCGGCCCTCGGCCGGGACGTCGCCGAGCGGGCCGGGCGGACGGCGCTGCTGGTGCTGGGCGACGCCAGCGCGTGCCGCACGCTCAAGGCGCCCGGCTACCTCGACGCCCGGGCGGCGCCCTTCGACGCGGAGGCGGCACGCGCGCTGGGAGCGGCGGACGTGGCCGCCCTGGCCGCCCTGGACGTGGCACTGGCCCGTGAGCTGAAGGTGTCCGGCCGGGCACCCTGGCAGGTCCTCGCGGGCGCGGCCGAGGGCACGGACCTCGGCGGCGCGCTGCTGTACGAGGACGCGCCCTACGGGGTGGGTTACGTCGCGGCCACCTGGTCGTAG
- a CDS encoding HAMP domain-containing sensor histidine kinase, protein MSLFWRIFSLNAAGLVVATALLLGPVTVSTPVLAGEALVLLAGLAALLAGNAVVLRIGLTPLHRLGRAMSTADLLVPGARPRVSGPAEAAQLIATYNTMLDRLQAERAAGAGRALQAQERERHRIARELHDEVGQTLTAVLLQLKRVADRVPGELREEVTLAQEATRAGLDEIRRIARRLRPGVLEELGLASALRSLAAEFTHHGLTVHHHVPGDLPPLAPEAELVLYRVAQEGLTNTARHAAADRAALTLRPLPQPEGGGVELLVRDNGTGLGTAAEGAGIRGMRERALLIGAEIHFEPAPGGGTDVRLRVPAPPGDRPADRTGDSP, encoded by the coding sequence GTGTCGTTGTTCTGGCGGATCTTCTCGCTCAACGCCGCGGGCCTGGTCGTCGCCACCGCACTGCTGCTGGGCCCGGTCACCGTGTCGACGCCCGTGCTCGCCGGGGAGGCCCTCGTCCTGCTGGCCGGCCTCGCGGCGCTGCTCGCCGGCAACGCGGTCGTGCTGCGTATCGGACTCACCCCGCTGCACCGGCTGGGGCGGGCCATGTCCACCGCCGACCTGCTGGTGCCCGGCGCGCGGCCGAGGGTCTCGGGACCGGCCGAGGCGGCGCAGCTCATCGCGACGTACAACACCATGCTGGACCGGCTCCAGGCCGAACGCGCCGCCGGCGCCGGCCGAGCGCTGCAGGCCCAGGAACGCGAACGCCACCGCATCGCCCGCGAACTCCACGACGAGGTGGGTCAGACCCTGACCGCCGTCCTCCTCCAGCTCAAGCGGGTCGCCGACCGGGTCCCCGGGGAGCTGCGCGAGGAGGTGACCCTGGCGCAGGAGGCCACCCGGGCCGGCCTCGACGAGATCCGCCGCATCGCCCGCCGCCTGCGCCCCGGCGTGCTGGAGGAACTCGGCCTCGCCAGCGCCCTGCGCTCGCTCGCCGCCGAGTTCACGCATCACGGACTGACCGTCCACCACCACGTCCCCGGCGACCTGCCCCCGCTCGCCCCGGAGGCCGAACTCGTGCTGTACCGGGTCGCTCAGGAGGGTCTGACCAACACCGCCCGCCACGCCGCCGCCGACCGTGCCGCGCTCACCCTGCGCCCGCTGCCGCAGCCCGAGGGGGGCGGTGTCGAACTGCTCGTCCGGGACAACGGCACCGGCCTCGGCACGGCCGCCGAGGGCGCCGGCATCCGGGGGATGCGGGAGCGGGCCCTGCTGATAGGAGCCGAGATCCACTTCGAACCCGCCCCCGGAGGGGGCACCGACGTACGCCTGCGCGTCCCCGCGCCGCCGGGGGACCGTCCCGCAGACCGAACCGGAGACAGCCCCTGA